AATTAGCAATCTGACCTGTGCatttttcttcttccatttcataaCCAGCTATGCAGCTTTTACATCTGTCAGGACCTTCTCCAGTGCATTCCACACAGCTAATATCGCACGCTGCAACACAAAACATGAATTCTATAACAGCCCACAACTTACGATGCAAGGACAGTTAGGCAAAAACTCATGAAGCCAACACAGAAAGTGCAAAGAGGAACAGAAATGGCTATTCTTGTGCTTGAGTCAAAACTAGAGAAGTtactaaaacaaaaaaacacagacAAAATAAGCCCTATTTTGCTCATATATAGGTGTCTGCAAATTAATGTTTAAGGTTTCAGCCTACATTGACCATCAATCGAACATACCTTAAGTGAGGAAAGCAAATTAcctaaaaaaaattcagattaatTTTATAAGGTTCCTGTTCAAGGTTCAAGATTTATTGCATTGGGCCAAGAGCCATTGCAAACGATAAAATAGCAAAAATATAAGCGGCGATACAGATAAAATATCCAATACAAGCTGGATAAAACACTACAGGAGTTACACTATTGTGCTTGCAGCCTATTGACAGCCCTGCGCTGTCACAACCTTCTCACGAATTTTCCCTGCTGAAAGGGCAAAAAGAGCGACCTTATAAGAGGTCTTTGGATCTTTATAAGACAGAGGGCAGACCTTAGAAAAGATGCTGCAACGGAAGTCTTTATAAGACAGTCCTTATAAGACAGAGTGCAGACCTTAGAAAAGATGCTGCAACAGAAGTTTTGTATTAGATTTCTCATCTTTTTggtcttttatttcatttttcaacTCTATTCTACCCTGTCCACACCTGAACTCTCATTAATCCTTGAACTACAATCACCTCCAGCTTCCATTTCCATCCTTTCTGCAGCTCTCACAACGACCATACCCTTCAGTTATCTCCTCCTGGCCATCTTCTTAAGACCTTTCACCCATTCTAACTGCCcagggttttatttttaaagactcTACAGAATCCTTTCCCAGTTATTCTACCTCTCTTGCCTTCACCCCACCACTCATTCCCATTACTTGGAATCCTCTCGCTTACACTCACTTTCCTCTCTATTCCTTTGGCTGACAGCCCAAAACCATCTCATGGACCCCAATTTCCCTCCATTACTTCCCACCTTGTTGAATTTCATCCCCAACTCCTTCATACTGCTCATCTCCTTATGTTCATATTATCAAGCTTTCAAAAGTCTATGCCAAAAGGAAAGCCTAAGTCATCTTGGTTTCACCCAACACGAAACAAAGTGTTCTACAAGTTAAGGTTAAGTATACGCTGAAAGGGAACCTCGGCAGGAGAAGGAGCCATCTGTGTTTAAACAGTACTGGTCGCCGTTGCAAGGGGAGTCTTCTACAGCACATTCATCCACATCTGAAAATAattgcaggagaaaaaaaaaatcagacttgCAGATGAACAGACGAGCGCTTTGCTTTGCAGTCCTCCAACCAAGGGACACTCTCTGTAGCAGTGTGGTACTTGCTCGGGCTTAGCTTGTTCCCTGTGCATCTGGCCAACCATGGTCCGTGTTTTCCTGCCCTTCCTTGCTGAAATACCAAAATCTTCACAGGTAGACGTGGAAAAGGTTTTGAAGTATCCCTAATTTGAAGTATGTCTGCCTTCAAAGAGTTCATTTATGTgcagagtgttgggctaggatctgggagacccaagttcaaatcccgcCACGCTGGCACAGAAGTttgtgggctgcccttgggccagttAAGGGCAGCCTCCCTCACAAAAGTaaaaacaatgttgtaagctactttaggcccactgggaagaaaaacgGGGTATACgtatataaatcaataaaaatatttataggaACTCTCTATTGAGACcggggcctggcaggatttgctatcgtttcgctgggcctgcaagacagatgttctgctaggcatatggttgaggctgggctaggccttCGCTGGCtgaagaaagaggaaaaaaagaggaaaaaagagaagtgAAAGATCTGAACCCTGCCTAGTAGAGCTGTCCATCATCCTGGCTTTTAATTAGCGTATACTGACCTCTGCCATCCAGTTATTTTactgttgtatgttttaaatatgttttgactgttttatggtgtATAAATTAtatgtgtttttaatttgttgtaatccaccctgagcctgctgcggggagagcggaataaaggtctaaagtaaacaaaaataaataaataagagggaAATTGCCGATCTGACCAACCAACTGCAGCATCCCATGACATATTCCAGAAGGTCCCTCAAATTTTATGAGCTGTTTTTCAGGGACCATACCATTAGTGCATCTTGTCTTTTAGCGCTAAGTTTATATAAGAGCTATATTATTTTAAGATCCCGGCAAGCAAGACGCTGCTTCAAATACACAGTTTCTCTTTCTCGAGACACTCTCTACTGCAAGTATATTGCCTCACtaacggtgaaatcctaagcagaattactccagtctaagcccattgatttcaatgggctgagACTAGAATAATACTTACGGTTTCACTGTAAAAGCAGTAAATGTAACTGCCTAACAGCATACAGAACACGGGCTATGGGCTGGACCCAGTGATCCCCCTTCTGCTAAGTGATAAACCTTCCACTGGAAGAAGACATCCTTCTTCCTCAGATGTTTCTAAGTTTAGTAAAAGGGCACCAGTGGAACCAATCCTAGGACTCCATTTATGATACAATTCACAAAAACAAAACTGCATGCCGCTTGCTATACATTGGAGCATTTCCCCAGTCTCTCTCCTTAtatgaaaggaaataaaaataaggatCGTGAACGCTTAACAGTTGTGATGCTCAAACTgcaggacccaaaagtgggttgcaACTTGCTCAtacgggaggaggaggagctggtaGAGAAGGCTTCcagaggcttaatgggaagtTTGAATCTGCCTCTGTATGAGATGCAAAACTGCTAAGAAGCATAGACCGCTGCTCAGTAATACTGTAATATTTGTAACCGTAAGTGTGACAAACAGAACACAATCTTGTTCAGTGGTAAATGCTGTGAAATTTCTGCTTTTTTGTTGGGATGGTGGTACTTTGCAAGCAGGTCCTGAAAAGAATAGTACATTTAGAAATGGGTTTTGAACAGGACAATACTGATAGAAGCAGATCCCATTTCCAAAAGGCCGAGaactagttttaaaagatttaGTGGTTCACTAACAGGTTTTGAGATGGATAATCAAATTTAAATGCGTTTACAAATTACCAAAAGCTTCAGTATCTGTACATCTTTGAGACACTGAAGCGTGACTTCACAGAaaattaaatacaaaaataatttaCTCCATTGGAAGAACAAATATTTTCTAATTCCTTATTATAACCAACAGCACACCTGCTAAGTCACAGCCCCACCAAACAGAAAATGATAGGGGGGAAAAAATAGCGCAATGCAATCTCCGACTTACTCAACAAGTAAAGCGTAACAAAACATGAAATGCATAAGCATAGCCCAAACTGCTCAACACAACATTGCTAGCAGTTGATTACAGAtgcactgatttatttatttatttaatctgtCCAGAGAGGAGAAATGCAAAGCTAAAGCTGACTGATCTGATCAAGGCATTCTCCTACAGTCTCACCGTTGGACCCATGGATGTACGTACAATTGTAGTTATGTCACCATACATGGATTTTCACAGTGGTGGGTGTGCCTTTTATTCTTTGAGAAGCCCATTTCTAAATTGAGCTCTTGGTCTGGATCCCTTTTCTATCCAGCAGCCTTACTTACCCACACAGGCCTCTTCATTTTTGGTCCAACCTTCTTTACAATCCTGGCAGTCTGTATTTGCTGCACCCGTGCAAGTTTTACAAGAATTATGGCAAGCTATTAAGAGAAAGCAATAGCTTAGATAACTGGGATATGATATTATACCTCACAGAACCTATACAACTTATTTGCACAtgtttatatattgctctttggCTGGTATTCCAGGAATGCTGTCTCTGATTCCCCATATGTTGATTTTTTTCCCACCCGCACATGCCCATGTCAATATACCCCACAAAGATCCTCAACAGTTATCTTGGTCTGTCACACTTCAAATAGCTTCTTGTGACAGGCACTCGATTTCCACATTAGGACATCAGTGTCTTGCTTGTGGGCAACTAGTCAAGGGTAACCATAAGCTGAGCAAAAGGCACATGCATCCAGTCTAATCACCATTTAGATGTACACCTGCATCAACTTTCAACAGAGATGTCTTTTGAAGAGAGTTATTTATGGATTTCAGATCCTGTGTTTATAACACCGAGTTAGCACAATGCAGCTGAGGAATTCAGAAGAGTTGCCCACGGACTGGAAAAAAGTGCTTTAAAAATTCTGTTGAAGACGATGGGTTCACTGaccttttgtttattttctaaCACAACATCTTAGAATAGTGCTTCAGTTTTTCCATTGCATATTCATTTTTCACTCACAAATTGGCATTCAATTGGCTTTTCCATCTCATATTGCCTGTGTTTAATACTGTATGCCCTATTACCTGCTTTGTGGTATAGCTCAAAGACTGAGAGGTATACAGCCAGAAGGCAAAGTAGTTTCATAAGTAAATTATAAAACAGATACTCAGTACATCCATTGACGAAATCCACATCAGCACTAAGAACTGGACTATATTTCAACATTTGAAGAGAAGCAATTAGAGAGAGGCTCAGGTTGGAGTCAATGGATCTGTTCTGCTTGTAGAAGTGCTTTTCTAACACTGGAGCAAAGAGTTTCTACTAGCAGAATGGATCCAATCCATAATAATTTAAACTGAATCTGGGTTTATTTGATCTAATTAAACTGATTTTAGGGGCAGTTAAGCAAGGTCCTACTGAACATAATTGGTTCATTTCAATTAATGTATGTGATTAGCGTTTTAAAATAAACAGCAAGAAAAAGTGACTGTAAAAGTCTATCAGGTTTCTGACTCCCTGAAAATTGCTACATTTGGGCTGTGATCAACAGCACACATAAACAGGTTGTTTGCAATTTACACTATTGCTACCTTTAGCTTCAGTGGCAGAAAATGCATTTAACTGCTTGCCTTCCTAGTTTCAGATGTCGACTTAAACAGAAATCCTTAGAATCACATAGTTACAAAAGCCTAACCAATGCACCCAAAATATATAAACGTACCTGTGCAAACGGAATGCGTGTCATTTCTGTGAGAGTTGTAGTAGCCGTCGGCACAGTCCAAACAAAACTCTCCTTTGTGTTCCTTATTACAGCTGCATGACCCATCGCCGCCTCGAGTGCCGTCTCCATCACAGCGGCCGTTTCCGTGGCAAGGCCTTTCTGACCCACCGAGGCAAGCTTAAATGgcataaagcaggattttgaGAACACAAAACCAAGTAAAAACCTTTCTGCTTCTTTGCTTACTGCTGTCGAGCCTGCTGTTCATAAACCTaatttttaatgtcatttttaGCTAACTACAGTGGGAAGTTAGTCGCTCAAACCTGCCGGATCGTGGACTGCTGCGGATATCGAAATTCCCTGCAGGCCATGATTCGCACACAACCAACACATGGCTTGCCTTTTTAGAGAGTTATGACAACTTGCTTGCTCTGTCCCTCCGTTCACTGTTTCTCATTGTTGACACTCAAGAGTCACATCACcacaaagagccctgtggcactctgAACACTACCAAATGTATTGAATATGTCTTCCAAGGTGACACAGGAATCTTCTGTTTTTGCTACTATCAGCCCAGCAATCTTTAGGTACGGTACTCATATGGCTGAAGCATGGTTCATCAAGTAAAATTATCTTAGGAATGCTAGGTTGGCATTGGTGCTGGGGTCGCCAATTTTACTGTTTAGGCAGCGGCACCAGCTGGCCAGTACTGTGCCAGACTTCGACTGTACCCATCCCATCCTCATCTAAGATTAAACTGTTAATATAAGCTCAGCACTGAAGAAACAAAAGTAGAATACCTCAACATAAGACACTTCAATACTTTCTTACTATTTCTTCATTACCAAGACAATCAGGTCCATAGGTCCCAGCAGGGCAGCAAACTTCAATCTTTTCTATACAGAGCCACTTAAACAAATCagggtttttctttttcctgtaaagacaacatttattttttaaacaaaaacaagatTCCTGAATTTCTAGTTTTACAGATATAGTAACTTTGCTCTGTTCAAACAAAAAAAGATGCAAATTTTAAACCAAAGGTTCTACAGCACAGAGGCAAAAATGTTCATCTCTGCTTATGACAAATAAGCCTCGAACCCTTTATAAAGGTGAGTGATAAATCTGAACAGCCACCTAAACTGGCCCTACACACTCCCAGCACCAGCTTATGACTCCTCTGCTACAAGATCTTCCTCTCAAACCACTCCATGACTACAGCCAAGGTCTGCTTTGCAGAGAGAAGATAGAAAATGATGCTCTTTATTCTTCCCTTTTGGTACCATAGTCAGTTCCCTATCCCATACGTTCACAACCTTGCTGAACCTGTGATCACTTCTGAAGGAGTAGTGTTACGTAGAGGGTGTCCGAAATTTTCTTTTCATcaattcctcttattctctttattTCAAAACAGGAATCTCTTTGCAGTTTTCTGTTATACAACACAGTGGTTCCTTATGTGCCCTTTTGTAAATTCAGCCCTtgcatggggggcggggaggttGGTTGGTGTTATACAAGCCCGGGAGGtggggtgctctagcaggaagatcgGAAGGCTTGGAAAGATACTGCccgcctctgagcatctgcagagtaaaATTATGAAGTTTTGCAGAGCTTTCCTTCCTAGCCCtcctctttgaatttctcttctgATTCAAAACAAAATTGATTTCAAACACTCCAGATTCCTAAGAAAGAGGAgatattgttggatttcagggagaaagtgggtaaagaggaattaagagaatttctcttcacAACACTACGtgagcaccaccacaaaatggctggcacAGGAGGAGGGGCCAGGCATAAAATGTCAGAAGCTTCCATGTCAACAGGGGAAGGCAACTGCTTCCCACTGGGTGCTCCCTGCATATGCAAAGTGGATGTTTCCTGTGTTTTTCTGAAGCACCTCGAGATGAAACAAAGCCAGGATCACTCctttgttttttttggggggggggtatgtccCCCCAAAAAGGACATGCCCAAAAAAGAGAGGATTTGCTCCCTAGAGGCTATGGGATTTTCCCATCGCCCGAAGCAATGTATGTATGTACAAAAATTGAGGGTGAATGGCTGCGGTGTGCCTCAGCACTCAGGCGGTCGGA
The Eublepharis macularius isolate TG4126 chromosome 9, MPM_Emac_v1.0, whole genome shotgun sequence genome window above contains:
- the CRELD2 gene encoding protein disulfide isomerase CRELD2 isoform X2, which codes for MRRAPGSGASAFLWPLAASLLVLVLPPPGLAASQLRLRQACSTCRGIADRFGQGLTDTAKKNFGGGNTAWEEKTLSKYETSEIRLVEIIENLCDSSNFECNNMVEEHEEHIEAWWFKWKKKNPDLFKWLCIEKIEVCCPAGTYGPDCLACLGGSERPCHGNGRCDGDGTRGGDGSCSCNKEHKGEFCLDCADGYYNSHRNDTHSVCTACHNSCKTCTGAANTDCQDCKEGWTKNEEACVDVDECAVEDSPCNGDQYCLNTDGSFSCRACDISCVECTGEGPDRCKSCIAGYEMEEEKCTDVNECALPEKVCVRENEDCVNTPGGYKCVCTEGFEDKDGVCAPIIKTEEAPENSSSPAATHEDL
- the CRELD2 gene encoding protein disulfide isomerase CRELD2 isoform X3, whose translation is MKQYIEIRLVEIIENLCDSSNFECNNMVEEHEEHIEAWWFKWKKKNPDLFKWLCIEKIEVCCPAGTYGPDCLACLGGSERPCHGNGRCDGDGTRGGDGSCSCNKEHKGEFCLDCADGYYNSHRNDTHSVCTACHNSCKTCTGAANTDCQDCKEGWTKNEEACVDVDECAVEDSPCNGDQYCLNTDGSFSCRACDISCVECTGEGPDRCKSCIAGYEMEEEKCTDVNECALPEKVCVRENEDCVNTPGGYKCVCTEGFEDKDGVCAPIIKTEEEAPENSSSPAATHEDL